The Agaribacterium sp. ZY112 genome includes the window GGATGCTTCATCAGAAGCTGTTGTGATTGAAGCGGAAACCTTGGATGCAACAGGTGGTGCATTTGATGGTTTTGTTGTTTCCGAAACGAATATCAATACTAATCAAACCGGAGACTGGGCTGATTACAACATCAACTTTAGTGAAGCTGGGACCTACCAAGTACAGGTTTCATTAGGCTCACCTGCTGGTGGCGGTATAGAGGCCTTTATTAACGGTGCAAGTATTGGTAGTGCAACCGTGCCTGCGACAGGTGGTTGGGATAGTTTGCAAGACATTACTGTGAGTAATGCCCTCGTTGTTGCAAGCCCTGGAACCTACACCTTGCGCATTTTGTCGGTAGGTGCTCCGGCAGCTTGGCAGTGGAATGCCGATAAACTAATGCTACGTAAGCTGACAGACAATGTGTCTGGTCCAGTACCAAGTCCATTGCCTTCAAGCGAGCCATCAGATCAGCCAACAGTAGAGCCTTCTGACGAACCAGTGGTAGAGCCTTCTGGTGAGCCATCGGTAGAACCTAGCAGTGATCCTTTACCTGAAGTAGATGACATCGTGCTTGAGTTAGAAAGTTTCATCGCAACAGGTCGTGATGATCCGGCTATAGGTGGTGATGATGATCAAGGCTTCCAAGTTGAAGATGGCATTATTAACTTTAATACCACCGGTGATTGGGGTGATTACAGTATTGATGTTGAAACACGCGGCCGCTATCGCGCGGTGCTGAATTATGCTTCAGGTGTGCCTGTTGATAGAGAAATAGCTGTGCGTTTGATCTCTGGAGGAAACACAATTGCTGAAACAGTATTGCCAAGCACAGGTGGTTGGGCAGCGTTTGTTGATTTTGATATCGCGGACGGTATTGAATTTGATACGGCCGGAACTGTTTCGCTTCGAGTGCAAAGCTATGGTGCCAATGCATGGCAATGGAATGCTGACTATATCCGTTTTGAATTAGTTGAGTCGTTTGAGCCTGAGCCTGCGCCTTCGCCGGAAGCATCGGCAGAGCCTTCGCCGGAAGCATCGGCAGAGCCTTCGCCAGAAACTTCGGTAGAGCCTGCGCCAGAAACTTCGGCAGAGCCTGCGCCAGAGCCTACGCCAGAAACTTCGGCAGAACCTGCGCCAGAAACTTCGGTAGAGCCTGCACCAGAAACTTCGGATGAAGCAGAAGAGGAAAAAGGTGGTGGTGCTTTTGATCCTTGGCAGCTGTTATTAATGCTAGGTGCTGGTTTTATTATTGCTGGCCGCAGAGTATTTAAATAACTTTAAATAAATTGAAGTCCCTGCTTAGGCCCTCACATTGTGAGGGCTTTTTTTGTTTAATGCGCTCGCTTATTGATGTCAGCTCTAATTTTAGATCTGAATTGGTTTTAGATCTTAATTAGGTTCGCAGGCTTAAACTCAACGCTGGGGTCAGCGATTTTAGCCTTATCGACTTTATCGCCACCTTTAATAAACTTAGTGCCTACAACATAAGCTTTGGCAAAGTTAACGGCGTCAACAGACAATAGTTCTTCATCTTTAAAGTACCAAACTGAAAAACGTGTGCCTTCACCTTCTTCTTCACGAACGATAATGTCGCTATAACCTTGGCTTAAACCAACCATTTGCAATTTGATATCGTATTGATCAGACCAGAACCAAGGAATGGTGTTGTAAGTAACGTCTTTACCACATATGGCGGCAGCTGCGACTTTGGCTTGGTCTACGGCATTTTGTACCGACTCCAAACGAATCATGCGATCGTAGTGAGGGTTGTGGTGGACAGTACAATCGCCAATCGCATATATATTACTGTCATTGGTTTGTGCGCATTGATTTACTTTTAGGCCAACTTCAACCTCAAGACCTGCTTCTTGAGCAAGCTCGGCGTTTACTCGAATACCAACACCCACAATTATTAAATCGGCATCTAGGCGTGTGCCATCGTCACACAGCACTTGATTGCATGTGTCACCTTGTTCAATTGCGCTTACGTTTTTACTGGTAAATACATTGACGCCATTGTTAGCGTGAAGGTCTTGGAAGAACGCGCTCATATGAGGCGCAGTTACGCGCTGTAAAATACGCTCTTCGCGTTCAAGAACACTTACATCACCACCGAGTTTTTTAAGTGACGCCGCCGTTTCTAAACCGATATAGCCACCACCAATAACAACAACGCGTTTTTGTTCGCTTTGATTAAAAGCTTTGCGGATATTATTGACGTCTTCTGCAGTTCGTAAGGGGTAGCACTTGGCGGCGTTTTCTAAACCTGGAATAGGTGGAATAAATGGGCGGGCGCCAGTGGCGTAGACCAATTTGTCATAGGGCTGCTCGCTGCCGTCAGCTAAAAGTAAAATCTGTTTTTCTCTATCAATTTTACTGACGGTTTGGCCTAGGCGAAGTTCAATATTCGACTTCTCGTAGGTGTCGATATTTTTTAACAGATTTTTATCAATCGCGTCGTCGCTGGTTAAATAAGCTTTTGAAAGCGGCGGTCGATGATAGGGGGTGGTTGGGTCGCTATCAATAAGAATAATCTGACCTTGCCAGCCCTCTTTGCGCATCGCAAAGGCAAAGTTGACGCCGGCATGGCTGGCGCCAATAACGGCGCAGACTTTTTGGGTAGTATCAGTTGTAGTATTCGACATAGTGTTAGGGTTCACTTAACTATTTATTAGCTGTCTAATGGGCTTAGTTCAGCTCTTTGGCGTGTGTCTTAGGGCTCTTTATTACTGTAATGGCGCTAAGTTTTAACTAAGAGGACAGGTAAAAAAACGGCCGCTTAAGCGACCGCATTTTTATTTAGCAATGAGCTATTTGGCAACTCGAAACACGGCACCATCGAGTGCGTCAGTGACTTCTAGTTGGCAGCATAAGCGACTGTATTCGTCGGCATCGTCATCAAGCTCAAGCATGTCTTGCTCGATTTCACTGGCTTCACCTGTTTTCTCTGTGTGCTCAGGTAGAACGTGAACGTGACAGGTTGCGCATGAGCAAACGCCACCGCAGTCGCCATCAATGCCCTCAACGCCGTTGGCAACAGCCAGTTCCATCACTGAGCCTGAGTCGGCCTCTAAGGTGACTTGCTCATCATTGCTGGTAATAAAAGTAATCTTAGCCATTGTTTATGTCTCTCTATGTAATGCAGAGTTATAAGGTATGGGGCGCTGAACTAGGCGCCCTGAGAGTCTAATTTATCTTGTTGCTTTTGTGTTAGCGCGCGTTAAATTTAACGTCGATGCTGTCAAAGCCAACTTTGCGCTTAAATTGATCAAGATCTTCAATATTTTCTTTGTAGTCTTGAATATCGATGCTTTCAACTTTTTCACATAGCGTTTCAATAAGGATGGCCATGATCGCTCGCGCATGGGTTGAGCCTAAGCAGTTGTGCGTGCCGAAACCAAAAGCTACATGTGGGTTTACTTTACGATCAAGTACCACTTCGTTTGCATCTGGGAAGGTTCGTTCGTCCCGGTTGGCAGAGGCCCAGCATAAGCCAACACGAGTATCAGCTTTAACAGCGTGTTCACACACAACTTGGTCTTCTGTAGCCACTCGCCCCATTTGTGTAAGAGGAGAAAAGTAGCGAATTAGTTCTTCAATTGCGCTGTTGCGAATTTCTGGCTCTTTGCGCAAGCGCTCAAGAGATTCGGGGTGATCGGCAAAATAAGCGATGCTATTGGTTAAGGTATTAATCACCGTGTCGCGACCGCCTGCAAAAGTGAGGATCATCACACCCTTTACCTCTTCTTTTGTCATTTTCTTGCCGTTGACTTCTGCAGCAAGTAAGACGCTATAGAGGTCTTCGCCTGGCTTGGCGATGGCTTTATCGATTTGTGCATCGATATAGTCATAAAGGATATTTGCTTTGTCGCCATCTAGGTCCGAGTCTTCACTTCGGAAGACGTGGGTGCCCCAGTCAATCCAAACCTTGGATTCTTCGTAAGGAATATTTAGTAGAACTGTTAAGGCACGACTTTGAAGTTTTAGGCTAAAATCACCGACTACTTCAAGTTTATCTACAGCGAGTGCGTCGTCGATACAGCCTTCGATAATGGTACGCAGTTTGGCTTGATAGGCTTCTTCTGTTGGGCGCTTAAACCAAGGCTCAACTAAATCGCGATAGCTTTTATGTTCTGGCGGGTCAACTTCAAATGGAATTTGGCGGGTATCGCGAATGGCGACTTCAGATGGAATAACAATACGGCCAGGTTTTGCGCCACTTTGTAAGCCCTTCCAGTTGTGAGCGCCTTTACGGACATCTTTAAGGCGCAAAGCCATGAGTACAGGATCATCTTGATCGTTTTGGTGGCCAACACCTTCGCTGTCACGGGCTTCTTTGAACGGATCGGGTAGTTCACTGATTTTCATGCTTTTATCTCTATAGTATTACTGTCGTTTGTGACTCATTCCATGGCACTGATGCGACAGAGTATTCGTATGTAAACGCTGGTCATAATAGAATCTGATTTAAGTCAAAAATACCGCCTGAATTAACCAAAAGTAGCATAATAATGCTTTTTAGCCTTTTTTTTATTAACTGTTGAGACGCTAGCTTTGGGTTTAAAGCCATTATTTTGTCTCGATTATAGGGACTTTTTTGTCAAATTAATGGTATTTAGCCTGCTCTTATTGAGTGAATAAGTGAGTCTTAGATATCTTGTGCTTACTTTGGAAGTGGTAAGTTTTTGTTCTTTGTATGCATTAAGTTCTTTTAAAAAGCATCTGTTTTAACGGGTTTGCGCGAAAGGCATAAAGCGAATATGGTTTGTACTTTTGAGCGGGGCTTAACATATGGATCATTCTCGAATTAAGCATATAGTCATTGTTGGTGGTGGAACTTCTGGCTGGATGTCGGCGGCTCTGCTCTCTAAGGCCTTACCTGACTATATTAAGGTGTCTTTAGTCGAGTCTGAGGATATCGGAACTATAGGGGTTGGTGAGGCTACTATTCCTCATATTGCTAAGTTTAATGCCATGCTCGGTATTGATGAAGCAACCTTTATGAAAGAGGTTCAAGCAACCTTTAAAATGGGGATTGAATTTATTGATTGGGGCGCTCTCGGGCAGA containing:
- a CDS encoding cytochrome P450 codes for the protein MKISELPDPFKEARDSEGVGHQNDQDDPVLMALRLKDVRKGAHNWKGLQSGAKPGRIVIPSEVAIRDTRQIPFEVDPPEHKSYRDLVEPWFKRPTEEAYQAKLRTIIEGCIDDALAVDKLEVVGDFSLKLQSRALTVLLNIPYEESKVWIDWGTHVFRSEDSDLDGDKANILYDYIDAQIDKAIAKPGEDLYSVLLAAEVNGKKMTKEEVKGVMILTFAGGRDTVINTLTNSIAYFADHPESLERLRKEPEIRNSAIEELIRYFSPLTQMGRVATEDQVVCEHAVKADTRVGLCWASANRDERTFPDANEVVLDRKVNPHVAFGFGTHNCLGSTHARAIMAILIETLCEKVESIDIQDYKENIEDLDQFKRKVGFDSIDVKFNAR
- a CDS encoding NAD(P)/FAD-dependent oxidoreductase, whose amino-acid sequence is MSNTTTDTTQKVCAVIGASHAGVNFAFAMRKEGWQGQIILIDSDPTTPYHRPPLSKAYLTSDDAIDKNLLKNIDTYEKSNIELRLGQTVSKIDREKQILLLADGSEQPYDKLVYATGARPFIPPIPGLENAAKCYPLRTAEDVNNIRKAFNQSEQKRVVVIGGGYIGLETAASLKKLGGDVSVLEREERILQRVTAPHMSAFFQDLHANNGVNVFTSKNVSAIEQGDTCNQVLCDDGTRLDADLIIVGVGIRVNAELAQEAGLEVEVGLKVNQCAQTNDSNIYAIGDCTVHHNPHYDRMIRLESVQNAVDQAKVAAAAICGKDVTYNTIPWFWSDQYDIKLQMVGLSQGYSDIIVREEEGEGTRFSVWYFKDEELLSVDAVNFAKAYVVGTKFIKGGDKVDKAKIADPSVEFKPANLIKI
- a CDS encoding 2Fe-2S iron-sulfur cluster-binding protein, translated to MAKITFITSNDEQVTLEADSGSVMELAVANGVEGIDGDCGGVCSCATCHVHVLPEHTEKTGEASEIEQDMLELDDDADEYSRLCCQLEVTDALDGAVFRVAK